Proteins encoded within one genomic window of Alteribacter populi:
- the atpA gene encoding F0F1 ATP synthase subunit alpha: MSIRADEISSLIKKQIEGYQSEMEVNEVGTVIRIGDGIAVAHGLENVMAGELLEFSNGTMGMAQNLEEDTVGIIILGPYTEIQEGDEVKRTGRIMEVPVGEELLGRVVDPLGNPLDGQGEIETEKRRPIESPAPGVMDRKSVHEPLQTGIKAIDALIPIGRGQRELVIGDRQTGKTSIAIDTILNQADQDMICIYVAIGQKESTVAGVVETLRQHGALDYTIVVSASASKPAPLLYLAPYTGVSMGEEFMYNGKHVLVIYDDLSKQAAAYRELSLLLRRPPGREAFPGDVFYIHSRLLERAAKLSDDKGAGSLTALPFIETQAGDISAYIPTNVISITDGQIFLQSNLFFSGVRPAIDAGLSVSRVGGSAQIKAMKKVAGTLRLDLASYRELEAFAQFGSDLDKSTQAKLNRGARTVEVLKQGLHQPLSVEKQVVILFALTKGLLDDVEVDDIQRFEAELVSYMEHNNKDLLDHIKSTGKLPEDSELRKAIEEFKKTFSS, from the coding sequence ATGAGCATCAGAGCCGATGAAATCAGTTCTCTGATAAAAAAGCAGATTGAAGGTTATCAATCTGAAATGGAAGTTAATGAAGTCGGCACCGTTATCCGCATCGGTGACGGGATTGCCGTTGCTCACGGACTTGAAAATGTCATGGCCGGTGAGCTTTTAGAATTCTCAAACGGTACGATGGGTATGGCTCAAAACCTTGAAGAAGATACAGTCGGGATTATTATCCTTGGACCGTATACTGAGATTCAAGAAGGTGATGAGGTTAAACGTACAGGTCGTATTATGGAAGTCCCTGTAGGTGAAGAACTACTAGGGCGCGTCGTGGATCCACTAGGAAACCCACTTGACGGACAAGGGGAAATCGAAACAGAAAAACGACGTCCAATTGAAAGCCCAGCACCAGGGGTTATGGACCGTAAATCTGTACATGAGCCGCTTCAAACAGGAATCAAAGCGATTGACGCGTTAATCCCAATCGGTCGAGGCCAGCGTGAGCTTGTCATCGGTGACCGTCAAACGGGTAAAACGTCGATTGCAATCGATACAATTTTAAACCAAGCTGACCAGGATATGATCTGTATTTACGTTGCGATTGGTCAAAAAGAATCAACGGTAGCAGGTGTTGTTGAAACGCTTCGTCAGCACGGTGCCCTTGATTACACAATCGTCGTTAGTGCGAGTGCGTCAAAACCTGCACCACTTCTTTACCTAGCTCCATACACTGGGGTTTCCATGGGTGAAGAGTTCATGTACAACGGCAAACATGTCTTGGTTATTTACGATGACCTTTCTAAGCAAGCGGCTGCATACCGTGAGCTTTCCTTACTATTACGTCGTCCTCCAGGTCGTGAAGCATTCCCAGGGGATGTATTCTACATTCACTCTCGTTTACTTGAGCGTGCGGCGAAATTGAGTGACGATAAAGGTGCAGGTTCTTTAACTGCCCTGCCATTTATTGAAACACAGGCCGGAGACATTTCAGCCTACATTCCGACGAACGTAATTTCGATTACCGACGGACAAATTTTCTTACAGTCTAACCTCTTCTTCTCTGGTGTTCGACCAGCAATCGATGCAGGTTTATCTGTATCCCGTGTAGGTGGTTCAGCACAAATTAAGGCGATGAAAAAGGTTGCCGGTACGTTGCGTCTTGACTTAGCTTCCTACCGTGAGCTTGAAGCCTTTGCACAGTTTGGTTCTGATTTGGATAAATCAACACAAGCAAAACTAAACCGTGGTGCTCGTACTGTTGAAGTCTTAAAACAAGGCCTTCACCAACCATTATCAGTAGAAAAACAAGTTGTGATTCTTTTTGCACTTACAAAAGGACTCCTTGATGATGTAGAAGTGGACGATATCCAGCGCTTTGAGGCTGAACTCGTCAGTTACATGGAACACAACAACAAGGATCTCTTAGATCACATTAAATCGACAGGAAAGCTTCCTGAAGACAGTGAATTAAGAAAAGCAATCGAAGAGTTTAAGAAGACTTTTAGCTCTTAA
- a CDS encoding F0F1 ATP synthase subunit delta — translation MKREPLAFRYANALYDLAKERGQLEPIGEELQVVKDVFEETNLLDEVFRHPSITSENKKALLKESFQNKVSSEVMNLLFLLIDKKRIEYVASIADEYKRLSYESSGVAEATVYTAKALTEDEKQAIANTFAKQTNKGRLLIDEVTDPEILGGFKIRVGDRVYDASVANQLQRIHKRMMYGNVSR, via the coding sequence ATGAAGCGAGAACCGTTAGCTTTTCGGTACGCCAATGCTCTTTACGACCTTGCCAAGGAGCGCGGCCAGCTCGAGCCCATTGGTGAGGAGCTGCAAGTAGTAAAGGATGTTTTTGAAGAGACGAACCTTCTTGACGAAGTGTTCAGACACCCAAGCATCACGAGTGAAAATAAGAAAGCGTTATTAAAAGAAAGTTTTCAGAACAAAGTCTCATCAGAAGTGATGAACCTGTTGTTCCTTCTTATTGATAAGAAGCGAATTGAGTATGTTGCTTCGATTGCAGATGAATATAAACGCCTTTCATACGAATCTAGTGGTGTTGCTGAAGCGACAGTCTATACAGCTAAAGCGTTGACTGAAGATGAAAAACAGGCGATTGCCAACACGTTTGCGAAACAAACAAACAAAGGTCGACTACTCATTGATGAAGTCACAGATCCAGAGATTCTTGGCGGTTTTAAAATTCGAGTCGGCGACCGTGTCTACGATGCAAGCGTCGCTAATCAGCTTCAACGTATTCATAAACGTATGATGTACGGGAACGTAAGTAGATAG
- the atpF gene encoding F0F1 ATP synthase subunit B yields MFGQITWLDVIYQLAGFVVLLLILKKFAFGPIMDMMEKREKHVADQISTAEKNREEAEKYIEEQREAIKGARAEAKEIVENARKMAQRQEKDIIANAEKQAERKLQEAIASIKQEEEQAISALREQVSSLSVLVASKVIEKELDEKEQEKLIQETLKEVGEEL; encoded by the coding sequence TTGTTTGGACAAATAACATGGCTTGATGTCATATACCAGCTTGCAGGTTTCGTTGTTCTCTTGCTCATCTTAAAGAAGTTTGCTTTCGGTCCGATTATGGACATGATGGAAAAGCGAGAGAAGCACGTAGCAGATCAAATTTCAACTGCTGAAAAGAACCGAGAAGAAGCTGAAAAGTATATAGAAGAGCAGCGTGAAGCAATTAAAGGTGCGCGCGCAGAAGCGAAAGAAATCGTAGAAAATGCTCGTAAGATGGCACAGCGTCAGGAAAAAGATATTATCGCCAATGCTGAAAAACAAGCTGAGCGTAAATTGCAAGAAGCGATTGCAAGTATTAAGCAAGAAGAAGAGCAAGCAATCTCTGCACTTCGTGAGCAAGTTTCGTCCTTGTCTGTCCTTGTGGCATCTAAGGTAATTGAAAAAGAGCTGGATGAAAAAGAACAAGAAAAGCTCATTCAAGAGACTCTTAAAGAAGTGGGCGAAGAGCTATGA
- the atpE gene encoding F0F1 ATP synthase subunit C produces the protein MGTIAIGIGIIAGLAAIAGAIGVAIVVKGTLEGITRQPELRGQLQTVMFIGIPLVEALPIIAIVIAFLLLGNM, from the coding sequence ATGGGTACTATCGCTATCGGAATAGGAATTATAGCAGGTTTGGCAGCTATTGCAGGTGCAATTGGAGTTGCGATTGTTGTTAAAGGAACGTTGGAAGGGATTACACGTCAGCCAGAACTTCGTGGACAATTGCAAACAGTTATGTTTATTGGTATTCCACTTGTTGAGGCCCTGCCAATTATCGCTATCGTTATTGCATTCTTACTATTAGGAAACATGTAA
- the atpB gene encoding F0F1 ATP synthase subunit A translates to MDHNEKVIELFGISWLSFNLTNIITVTATILIVFLVCFFMSRTVKMYPTGAQNALEYLVQFVKNIISSTMDWQKGKTFIMLGITIILYVFVGNILGLPFELVSEPGHYVWWRSPTSSPVLTLSLSVMVILLTHYYGIKMKGFKEYGSDYFRPVFFLFPFKIIEEVANALTLGMRLFGNIYAKEMLMIMLVGLGTSSIVWGIFSFAPLVIWQAFGMFIGSLQAFIFCMLTMVYMSHKVNDEH, encoded by the coding sequence TTGGACCATAATGAAAAAGTGATTGAACTCTTCGGAATTTCGTGGCTATCTTTTAACCTGACAAACATTATTACAGTTACGGCGACCATTCTCATTGTTTTCCTCGTCTGCTTTTTCATGTCTCGAACCGTAAAAATGTATCCGACAGGCGCTCAAAATGCCCTAGAATACTTAGTTCAGTTCGTTAAAAACATTATAAGCAGTACGATGGATTGGCAAAAAGGAAAGACGTTTATCATGCTGGGGATCACCATTATCCTGTATGTGTTTGTTGGAAACATACTTGGGCTTCCGTTTGAGCTTGTGTCTGAGCCCGGACATTATGTCTGGTGGCGCTCGCCTACATCAAGCCCAGTGCTGACGCTATCTCTATCAGTAATGGTAATTCTTCTTACACACTACTACGGAATTAAGATGAAGGGCTTCAAAGAATACGGAAGCGACTACTTTAGACCAGTATTTTTCTTATTCCCTTTTAAAATCATTGAAGAAGTTGCCAACGCGTTAACGCTAGGTATGCGTCTATTTGGTAACATTTATGCAAAAGAAATGCTGATGATTATGTTAGTTGGCCTAGGTACATCTAGCATTGTATGGGGAATCTTTTCCTTTGCACCATTGGTTATTTGGCAGGCATTCGGTATGTTTATCGGATCATTGCAAGCCTTCATTTTCTGTATGCTGACTATGGTATACATGTCACACAAAGTAAATGATGAACATTAA
- a CDS encoding ATP synthase subunit I: MNYGDAAKRYALYTIVLIILFFILAALTPYPIFFLGLVLGAAFSLLNLYSTYVQVKRLGEGALEGKKKFAFGTVSRVITAVLCLLLAVSNPHIFDLVGVIIGLMLTYAIIMIEPIFHIKRLQ, encoded by the coding sequence ATGAATTATGGAGATGCAGCAAAGCGTTACGCGCTTTACACAATCGTTCTCATCATTCTGTTTTTCATCTTAGCAGCACTGACACCTTATCCAATCTTTTTTCTAGGTTTAGTCTTAGGTGCAGCATTTAGCTTGTTGAACTTGTACAGCACATACGTACAGGTGAAACGCTTAGGTGAAGGAGCTCTAGAGGGAAAAAAGAAATTTGCTTTTGGTACGGTGAGTCGAGTGATTACCGCGGTTCTCTGTCTCCTATTAGCTGTGAGTAACCCTCATATTTTCGATCTTGTTGGTGTGATCATAGGCTTAATGCTAACCTATGCCATCATCATGATAGAACCTATTTTCCATATTAAGCGATTGCAGTAA
- a CDS encoding AtpZ/AtpI family protein — MPQEPRLRPIVRKMALVSTISSYFIGSIVVGVFAGRWLDKHYETGGLLIALGFLCGLGAAIYGIFQVLKRFLGEDSK; from the coding sequence ATGCCACAGGAACCACGACTTCGGCCAATCGTCCGTAAAATGGCGTTAGTATCGACGATCAGCTCCTACTTTATCGGATCCATAGTCGTCGGTGTATTTGCTGGCAGGTGGCTAGACAAGCATTATGAAACAGGAGGGTTACTAATAGCCCTCGGCTTTTTATGCGGACTAGGAGCAGCAATATACGGTATTTTTCAAGTGTTGAAACGGTTTCTAGGAGAAGATTCTAAATGA
- a CDS encoding S8 family serine peptidase has protein sequence MRKLTWRMMVCVMMMMFLFSPYASAEDGGAVYPERPPLPEVDPEQSQVIIVEAENSPDAALKLVEEQIPEADVRRMFTTLYNGFSVEVKQKNLKQLEAIPGIKRIDPVAMYEPSMDESIPFIGANNIRSVLDRDGDLLTGEGVKIGVIDTGIDYRHPDLKANYRGGYDVIDEDEDPMETQKEQGVPTLHGTHVAGIIGANGRLTGVAPGSEIYGYRALGPTGMGTTEQVIAAIEKAVEDGVDIINLSLGNTVNGPDWPTSVALDKAVEKGVIAVTSNGNSGPNLWTVGSPGTSSKAISVGASTPPLRVPYLILEQEEEEEWAIHPMQQALPWNQKRDEPIVYAGLGRDEDFQSTDVSGKIALVERGYVTFTVKAKAAKKAGAKALIVYNNHDGEFAGQLEEMVDIPVVSMSKEDGEALLNNMTKTSKPYIRTVYHEEEDYMAPFSSRGPVTYSWGVKPDLVAPGVAIDSTVPKGYLDMNGTSMAAPHIAGAAALIKQQHPEWTPEQVKAALMNTAKPIFDKEGETYPPHVQGTGRVDLVAALDADTLVYPGAVSFGKWLRNDRRMEKVVKVTVDNQSDERKRYTVEPPFDVPDGVQWKVPFSFYLNPGEMREVPIIMDVLPSVFEAGMYDGVINIKSKDETVHVPYLFFVEEPDYPRVMAFMLEQTAEKDVYQYEAYLPGGAEEFGIVLYDPDTFQFLKYIEAKQDLERGMLEEKLEIAGMEPGLYKALIFAKQDGQEDTIERDIFLGQVKSANGEE, from the coding sequence ATGAGGAAACTGACGTGGCGGATGATGGTATGTGTGATGATGATGATGTTTCTTTTTTCTCCTTATGCTAGTGCGGAGGATGGGGGAGCGGTGTATCCTGAGCGGCCTCCGTTGCCGGAAGTGGATCCTGAGCAATCTCAAGTAATCATTGTTGAAGCGGAGAATTCGCCAGATGCGGCATTAAAACTAGTAGAAGAACAAATTCCTGAAGCTGATGTCCGTCGTATGTTTACGACACTATACAATGGTTTTTCTGTTGAAGTGAAGCAGAAGAACCTAAAGCAACTAGAGGCGATTCCAGGAATCAAGCGGATTGATCCTGTAGCAATGTATGAGCCTTCTATGGATGAGAGTATTCCGTTTATCGGAGCCAACAATATTCGAAGCGTACTAGATAGAGACGGCGATCTTTTAACAGGTGAAGGTGTAAAGATCGGAGTCATTGATACAGGGATTGATTACCGGCACCCTGATTTAAAAGCGAACTACCGTGGTGGCTATGACGTAATAGATGAAGATGAAGATCCTATGGAAACCCAGAAAGAACAAGGCGTTCCTACACTTCATGGAACCCACGTGGCTGGAATCATTGGGGCGAATGGTCGATTAACAGGCGTCGCTCCTGGTTCAGAAATTTATGGATACCGGGCATTGGGCCCGACTGGAATGGGGACTACCGAGCAGGTGATTGCTGCGATTGAAAAAGCAGTGGAAGATGGTGTAGACATTATTAACCTCTCACTCGGGAATACGGTGAACGGGCCTGACTGGCCAACAAGTGTCGCGTTAGATAAAGCAGTGGAAAAAGGGGTTATTGCTGTTACTTCAAATGGAAACAGCGGCCCCAATCTATGGACAGTAGGTTCCCCAGGAACGTCTTCAAAAGCGATATCAGTTGGTGCATCAACACCGCCTCTTCGTGTACCTTACCTTATTCTTGAACAAGAGGAGGAAGAAGAGTGGGCAATCCACCCGATGCAACAGGCGTTACCATGGAATCAAAAACGTGATGAACCGATCGTGTATGCCGGATTAGGAAGAGATGAAGATTTTCAATCGACAGATGTTTCAGGGAAAATTGCCTTAGTTGAGCGAGGCTACGTGACCTTCACCGTTAAAGCGAAAGCCGCCAAAAAAGCGGGGGCAAAAGCATTGATTGTTTATAATAATCACGATGGAGAGTTTGCGGGACAGCTTGAGGAAATGGTTGACATCCCGGTTGTAAGTATGTCTAAAGAAGATGGAGAAGCACTACTCAATAATATGACTAAAACGAGTAAGCCTTACATTCGGACCGTTTATCATGAAGAGGAAGATTATATGGCACCATTCAGTTCACGAGGACCGGTCACTTATTCTTGGGGTGTAAAACCTGACCTTGTCGCTCCTGGTGTCGCCATTGATAGTACGGTTCCTAAAGGATATTTAGACATGAACGGGACGAGCATGGCTGCTCCTCACATTGCAGGTGCTGCAGCACTCATTAAGCAACAGCACCCGGAATGGACTCCTGAACAAGTGAAGGCCGCGCTCATGAACACAGCGAAACCGATTTTCGATAAAGAAGGGGAGACCTACCCTCCACACGTACAAGGAACTGGGAGGGTGGACTTAGTCGCGGCTCTTGATGCCGATACACTTGTTTACCCTGGAGCTGTAAGTTTTGGTAAGTGGCTTCGAAACGACCGCAGGATGGAAAAAGTCGTTAAAGTTACAGTGGACAATCAATCTGATGAACGTAAACGATATACAGTAGAACCGCCATTCGATGTTCCGGATGGTGTCCAGTGGAAAGTGCCGTTTTCTTTTTACTTAAATCCAGGTGAAATGCGTGAGGTACCAATCATTATGGACGTTTTACCCTCTGTTTTCGAAGCTGGCATGTATGATGGTGTGATTAATATTAAAAGTAAAGATGAAACGGTTCATGTCCCATATTTGTTTTTCGTTGAGGAACCCGATTATCCAAGGGTGATGGCATTTATGCTTGAACAAACAGCTGAAAAAGACGTCTATCAATACGAAGCCTACTTACCTGGAGGGGCAGAGGAATTCGGGATCGTCCTCTATGATCCTGACACATTCCAATTCCTAAAATACATCGAAGCAAAACAAGACCTTGAAAGAGGGATGCTAGAAGAAAAGCTTGAGATAGCAGGGATGGAACCCGGATTATACAAGGCGTTGATCTTTGCTAAGCAAGACGGTCAAGAAGATACGATTGAGCGTGACATTTTTCTTGGACAAGTGAAATCAGCTAATGGGGAGGAATAA
- the wecB gene encoding non-hydrolyzing UDP-N-acetylglucosamine 2-epimerase, whose protein sequence is MKKRTKVMTIFGTRPEAIKMCPLVLELEKHEKEIESIVTVTGQHREMLDQVLDIFGVTPDEDLNIMKERQTLTDVTTRALEGLDEVMKRVEPDIVLVHGDTTTTFVASLAAFYNQVSVGHVEAGLRTWNKYSPFPEEMNRQLTGVISDLHFAPTKKAAENLIEEGKKEETIHITGNTAIDALKTTVSESFHHEMLEKLGDDRLILLTAHRRENLGEPMRNMFRAIKRLVDEHDDVQVVYPVHLNPLVREVADDVLGDDSRIHLIEPLGVRDFHNFASRSHLILTDSGGVQEEAPSLGVPVLVLRDTTERPEGIEAGTLKLAGTEEAHIYHLAKTLLTDEKAYIEMSHASNPYGDGEASKRIVEAIRYFFALREDRPQPFRP, encoded by the coding sequence ATGAAGAAGAGAACGAAGGTTATGACGATTTTTGGTACACGTCCTGAAGCAATAAAAATGTGTCCCCTCGTACTGGAGCTGGAAAAGCATGAAAAAGAAATTGAATCGATCGTAACGGTGACCGGGCAGCACCGTGAAATGCTTGATCAAGTTCTTGATATTTTTGGCGTGACCCCAGACGAGGACTTGAATATTATGAAAGAGCGGCAAACGTTAACAGATGTGACGACACGGGCTCTCGAAGGTTTAGATGAAGTGATGAAGCGAGTAGAACCGGATATTGTTCTAGTTCATGGAGATACAACTACCACATTCGTGGCGAGTTTGGCTGCGTTTTATAACCAGGTTTCTGTCGGACACGTGGAAGCTGGGCTTCGCACGTGGAACAAATATTCACCCTTTCCAGAAGAAATGAACCGTCAGCTCACTGGAGTCATTAGCGATCTCCACTTTGCTCCAACAAAAAAAGCCGCCGAGAATCTAATAGAAGAAGGAAAGAAAGAAGAGACGATTCATATTACCGGAAATACTGCTATTGATGCGCTTAAAACAACGGTTTCAGAGAGCTTCCATCATGAGATGCTCGAAAAACTCGGGGACGATCGGTTAATTCTTCTTACAGCTCACCGTCGTGAAAATTTAGGTGAACCGATGCGTAACATGTTCCGAGCGATTAAACGTTTAGTTGACGAACACGATGATGTACAAGTTGTGTATCCGGTTCATTTAAACCCGCTCGTGCGGGAAGTAGCAGATGACGTATTAGGTGATGATTCGAGAATTCACCTAATTGAGCCACTAGGTGTCCGCGATTTCCACAACTTCGCATCGCGATCCCACTTAATCTTAACTGATTCAGGAGGTGTTCAAGAAGAAGCGCCGTCATTAGGAGTGCCTGTTCTTGTTTTGCGTGATACGACAGAGCGGCCAGAAGGTATTGAAGCAGGCACACTTAAACTGGCGGGTACTGAGGAAGCTCACATTTATCATTTAGCGAAAACATTGTTAACAGACGAAAAAGCATACATAGAGATGTCTCATGCTTCGAACCCGTATGGTGATGGGGAAGCATCAAAACGAATAGTAGAAGCAATTCGCTATTTCTTTGCTCTAAGAGAAGACCGTCCCCAACCTTTTCGACCCTAG
- the upp gene encoding uracil phosphoribosyltransferase has protein sequence MSKVYVFDHPLIQHKLTYIRNKSTGTKEFRELVDEVASLMAFEITRELPLQEVDIETPVGMAKSKTIAGKKLGLVPILRAGLGMIEGILTLIPAAKVGHVGLYRDPETLKPVEYYVKLPNDVEEREFIVIDPMLATGGSAIEAINSLKKRGATNMKLMCLVAAPEGVEIVQEAHPDVDIYLAAMDEKLDEKGYIVPGLGDAGDRLFGTK, from the coding sequence ATGAGCAAAGTGTACGTATTTGATCATCCGTTAATTCAGCATAAGCTAACGTATATTCGAAACAAGTCAACAGGAACAAAGGAATTCCGGGAGCTTGTTGATGAGGTCGCAAGTTTGATGGCATTTGAAATTACCCGCGAATTACCTTTACAAGAGGTCGATATTGAAACTCCTGTAGGGATGGCCAAAAGCAAGACGATTGCTGGTAAGAAGCTTGGTTTAGTTCCTATTTTACGTGCCGGCCTTGGCATGATTGAAGGTATTCTAACATTGATTCCAGCTGCCAAAGTAGGACACGTGGGGTTATATCGCGATCCAGAGACATTGAAGCCAGTTGAATATTACGTGAAGCTTCCAAACGACGTAGAAGAGCGTGAATTTATTGTTATTGACCCGATGCTTGCGACAGGAGGATCGGCTATAGAAGCGATTAATTCCTTAAAAAAACGTGGGGCAACAAACATGAAGCTCATGTGTTTAGTAGCAGCTCCTGAAGGTGTTGAAATTGTTCAGGAAGCACACCCGGATGTGGATATCTATCTAGCTGCAATGGATGAAAAACTCGATGAAAAAGGGTACATTGTACCTGGTCTTGGCGATGCTGGGGACCGCTTGTTTGGTACGAAATAA
- the glyA gene encoding serine hydroxymethyltransferase encodes MTLIERQDREVFTAMDDELKRQQDNIELIASENFVSDAVMEAQGSVLTNKYAEGYPRKRYYGGCEHVDVVEDIARERAKQLFGADHVNVQPHSGAQANMAVYYTLLDHGDTVLGMNLNHGGHLTHGSPVNFSGKQYNFVDYGVDKDKNVIDYDDVREKAKEHRPKLIVAGASAYPRKIDFSKFREIADEVDAYFMVDMAHIAGLVAAGLHPNPVLHADIVTTTTHKTLRGPRGGMILCKEEFAKKIDKAIFPGLQGGPLMHVIAAKAVALGEALADDFTGYAQQVVDNAAALADSLKKEGIDLVSDGTDNHLVLIDLRNLGITGKAAEEALDEVKITTNKNTIPFDPESPFVTSGLRIGTAAVTSRGFGVEEMREIGQVMASVMKNVEDDETKENAQKQVAQLTARFPLYK; translated from the coding sequence ATGACATTGATTGAAAGACAAGACCGTGAAGTTTTTACTGCAATGGACGATGAGTTAAAACGTCAGCAAGACAACATTGAACTGATCGCATCGGAGAACTTTGTGTCCGACGCAGTCATGGAAGCACAAGGCTCTGTTTTGACCAATAAATACGCTGAAGGCTATCCTCGTAAACGTTATTACGGTGGTTGTGAGCACGTTGATGTTGTAGAAGACATTGCACGTGAGCGAGCAAAACAGCTTTTTGGTGCGGACCATGTAAATGTTCAGCCTCATTCAGGCGCTCAAGCTAACATGGCGGTTTACTATACTCTTCTTGACCATGGCGACACGGTTCTCGGTATGAACCTTAACCACGGTGGTCATTTAACGCATGGAAGTCCCGTAAACTTTAGCGGCAAACAGTATAATTTTGTTGACTACGGTGTAGATAAAGATAAAAACGTCATCGATTATGATGACGTGCGAGAAAAAGCGAAAGAACATCGGCCGAAGTTGATCGTTGCGGGCGCTAGTGCTTATCCGCGTAAAATTGATTTTTCTAAGTTTCGTGAAATTGCCGATGAAGTGGACGCTTACTTCATGGTTGACATGGCCCATATTGCAGGACTTGTGGCGGCAGGGCTTCACCCGAATCCGGTTCTTCACGCTGATATAGTGACAACAACAACACATAAAACGCTCAGAGGACCAAGAGGTGGAATGATTCTCTGTAAAGAAGAGTTTGCTAAAAAGATCGACAAAGCAATTTTTCCAGGTCTACAAGGCGGTCCTCTTATGCACGTTATCGCTGCAAAAGCTGTCGCACTCGGAGAAGCCTTAGCCGACGACTTCACTGGTTATGCGCAGCAGGTCGTAGACAACGCCGCAGCCCTTGCTGATAGTTTGAAAAAAGAAGGAATTGACCTCGTTTCAGACGGAACTGATAATCACCTTGTGCTCATCGATTTGAGAAACCTTGGTATCACGGGTAAAGCAGCAGAAGAGGCGTTGGATGAAGTAAAGATCACAACGAACAAAAACACGATACCATTTGATCCTGAAAGCCCATTTGTTACAAGCGGCCTTCGGATTGGGACTGCCGCGGTTACATCGCGCGGATTCGGAGTGGAAGAGATGCGTGAAATTGGCCAAGTTATGGCAAGCGTAATGAAGAACGTAGAAGACGATGAAACGAAAGAAAATGCTCAAAAGCAAGTCGCTCAGCTGACTGCACGTTTTCCGTTATATAAATAA
- a CDS encoding TIGR01440 family protein — MSDLLSRITEDLSTVLDELNQKASLKEGQILVIGTSTSEVKGEHIGTAGTTEIADAIWKALDRCQKKTGIQLAFQCCEHLNRALVVEETTARDYRLDEVAAIPMPRAGGSMAAFAYRHMNCPVLVESIQAHAGIDIGDTFIGMHLRPVAVPVRSSVKALGDAHITLARTRPKLIGGERAVYTSESSTDENNPTCE, encoded by the coding sequence ATGTCCGATCTTCTTTCGCGCATAACAGAGGATCTGAGCACCGTTTTAGACGAACTTAATCAAAAAGCTAGTTTAAAAGAAGGGCAGATTCTCGTCATTGGCACAAGTACAAGCGAAGTTAAAGGAGAGCACATTGGAACAGCGGGAACGACAGAGATTGCTGATGCTATTTGGAAAGCACTCGATCGATGTCAAAAAAAAACCGGTATTCAGCTTGCTTTTCAATGCTGTGAACATTTAAACCGCGCCTTAGTCGTGGAAGAGACAACGGCTAGAGACTATCGTCTCGACGAGGTTGCTGCTATTCCGATGCCGCGGGCAGGAGGATCGATGGCAGCTTTTGCTTATCGTCACATGAATTGTCCGGTCTTAGTGGAAAGCATTCAGGCACACGCGGGGATCGATATCGGTGATACGTTCATCGGGATGCATTTAAGACCGGTAGCGGTGCCGGTTAGAAGCTCTGTTAAAGCGCTTGGGGACGCTCACATTACCCTTGCGCGGACAAGGCCAAAACTAATCGGCGGGGAACGAGCGGTTTATACGAGTGAATCAAGTACTGATGAAAATAATCCGACGTGTGAATAG
- the rpiB gene encoding ribose 5-phosphate isomerase B, which translates to MKVAIGSDHGGANLKDEIKSLMDELQISYEDVGCDCNDSVDYPDYGFPVAEKVANNEVDRGIVICGTGIGMSIAANKVKGIRCALVHDVFSAKATREHNNSNVLAMGGRIIGPGLAREIAKVWLTTEFEGGRHAKRIEKIADYEG; encoded by the coding sequence ATGAAAGTAGCCATTGGTTCAGATCATGGAGGAGCAAATTTAAAAGATGAAATTAAATCGTTAATGGACGAGCTGCAAATATCCTATGAAGACGTAGGGTGTGACTGCAATGACTCGGTAGACTATCCTGACTACGGGTTCCCTGTAGCTGAAAAGGTAGCCAACAACGAAGTCGATCGGGGGATTGTTATTTGTGGTACAGGAATCGGAATGTCCATTGCTGCAAATAAAGTAAAAGGGATTCGATGTGCCCTTGTACACGATGTGTTTAGTGCAAAAGCAACGCGCGAGCACAACAATAGCAACGTACTTGCTATGGGTGGAAGAATTATTGGGCCAGGCCTCGCTCGTGAAATTGCAAAAGTTTGGCTTACGACTGAATTCGAAGGCGGCCGCCATGCAAAGCGGATTGAAAAAATTGCAGATTACGAGGGATAA